GGGCGACCCTTCGGACGGGGTTATTGATGGCGGATAAAGATATTCCCCAAGTAACGCTTATGAGAAAGCGTCCCGGGGACAAGAGGTTGCTCTGAACTCTGCTGGAGGCATTCATGGGGCTACAAATGTTGGAGTCGGTCATGCGAAGAGAATGGGGTAATGGTGCGCACGCGGTAGGCCAGAAAGCCGTTGGGAAAGGAGGCATACTAATTGGGGTTTGGAGATGAGTAAGACGTAAGGGTGGTATCTCAGTGAATGGGAGCAGTGAATAACTCACCTTCACTTTAGCTGTAGGTGTAATTCGGAAAAAGGAGGCAAGGGCAAACAAATGAAGAACGACATGGCTGGCTTTTATCCGCCATTGCGGTCACGCAAGGGGGATGTGCAGATGCCAGTAATTATATATCATAGTAAGTGCCCGAATGGATATTATAGAAGGCGCAAAAAAATTCCCCAGGCCCGCTGGAAGCCATAGGAAGCTGCGTGCATTGAATAAGGGTGAATGAACATGTTAATTATCGGACGCGACGCGACAAAGTAATtctgcagcagcagtagcAGCAGTGCTGTCTGTGGTCACGTGGCCGGCGCGTGGCAAGCAATAATGAAGTGCACAATGACGTGGCATTTTGTGGTTCGACCTTTTATTTTTTACTTGCAATTTGCTGTGAATGACAGCAGACGGCCAGAACGAAATTCTTGgattcttttcctttctcttctcttcattcgTTCTTTATTCAGGTTTTCTATTATTATAATCAACAGACTGCAAGCGCTTACAATAATCGGTGAGTGTTCCTTCTGTCTGTTCAACTCCTGCATTATGCCTCCCGACATTCTCCACTATCCACCTATGAAGATCATATCCTGAGTATTATAGGAAGTGCCATCTGAATAGCAATCCCCTAACAAGGGGTTAGCTCTGCTGTTTCCAGGTTCTCTGATACCTTTATCTCCCTACCAGCTTGTTATATATAGCACAAGGCTAGAAAGCTGACGATGGTTTGATAGTTTTAAAATCTCCTGAACATTGTTCAGCTGTTGAAGCGCCGAAAAAGGTTCAATCTGCCTTGCCTTGTTACTTAGATATTAGATTGTGAACCATTATTATGTATCTGTTATTCAACTGTCGCTCGTGTTCTTATCAGAACTTTCCAATTCCATGCCAAGGGTCACCGGTTGAATTGCGCACATTGTAGTACCACAAATGTGGTACATTTACTACGGTACAGCTGGTGGCTGGGTCACGAACTACTATATGGTATATGACCATGATATACGATTTGTATCGAACATTACTGACTTTTTGAACGTCTGGGCAAGATGCTTAATGATCTATTGCTGTGCTGTGGGTGCATTGGACGCATTGTTCGGGCTGCTTCGGTAAACTTGACATTAACATCAGTCAGCGATTGATATCAGTCAGCCATGAACGCGAGCTCCGTACCGCTCTGTATATATAAAACAAAAGAGATGAACGGATGAACCTCCACATGTGGTCACAATTTTGAGCTCTCTTCGCTCCATTTATTTACCATTAATTGGCTATTTATCAGTGTCATTTTATATCAACAATACAATAATCGTGTACAGAGTCTCATATATCGTCAACGATCTGACCAGCTTAACCACCGTCCATAAAGCAAAGCATGGCTCAAACATCTGGGAAGAACCTCTGGGTAGCCGCTTCTGACGGCGATATCGAGCGAGTCAAAGTAAGTAATCATGCATTCTCAATTAACCTGTTCTCTTGCTGAGCGTAGCTCGTCAGTACTTGATCGAGCAGGAAAATTGCACCGCTAACGACAAAGATGCCAATTCATACACTCCTCTGTATGCTACTTCCCCTGTGTATGTCTTGTACATCTGCTAACCGCGACACTCCAGTCACGCAGCTGCCTCTTACGCTCACATCGATCTTCTCTCCTACCTCCTGTCAATCGGCGGTGACCCCAATCTCACGGACGACGACGGAGAAACACCTCTATATGTTGTTGAAAACATTGAAGTTGCCAAATTTCTTATTGACAGCGGTGCCGACCCCAAATGGAAGAATCAAGAGGGTTTAACAGCTGCCGAGCAGCTGGAGGAAGACCATCCAGAGGTGGCAGCGTTCCTCCGAGGGTTGACAGGCGAAGCGGCGCCCACAAGACCCGAGGCAATGGTTGATGAAAGGGAGGCTGTGGATGGAGATATCTCCAATGGTCAAATATCTCAGCTCGCTTTGGATAACTATACGTCAACGCAAACTGTTGCTTTACTTCAAGAGGCACAACGGATCATGGAAGAATGTGCCAGAGATGGTGTGGAGCCGGATGAACGGCTGAGGGAGGTTGTAGAGCGGGCAGTAAGGGATGGATTGGCTTTTGGAAGGGAAGCcggggaagatgaagctcCGGCACCAGCGGGAGGCGACCAGCAAAAGCGGGCTAGAGAGGATTGAGCACTTGAGATAGGCGTCTGTCTGGTTGCATGTGTTTTGCTTCGGGCTTGCATTTATTTACCATGTATCTGTATATGACTATCAAAGCCACAAGTCGCCATAGTTTCGCCCCTTGGCACAGATTTCAACTTTATCATATACATGCAAGTTATGCGGCAAAACGATTTTTGACAAAGATCTATACACAACTTTCCGTAGTAGTAAAACCACGTCGTTTGAACTGTTTTCCTTCATTTATCAAGACCTTATTCAATGCAATCCCCTTCCTAAACCACTTGAATCTCCTCGAGGAGAGATTCTAATGCCtcaacaacctcctcaGGACAAGTAACATGCCACCCGGCAAGAGTCCTCTTTGCGGGAGGGCCCACAGTGGTAGCAAACACGCCCTTGGTTCGAATACTCAATTCAACATCGGGGAGCTCTGCGACTTCCTCAGGCTCCAGAGCTGAGGTCACAGCGACAGGAGGCTTCATAACGACTGGATTGTTGTCAACCACGCCGCCGGGAGGGAAGACGGTTCTCAAAGCTCGGAACATGTCCTCATCAGTCTGAAAAACAAGCCAAGATTAGTAACAAGACAAGAATACGATAGCAAAACCCGATCCTCACCTTGTCGTCGCCAGCACAGAAAATCAAGTCAACATCCGGGTTCTCATACATCAACCTCCTGACAATCTCGCCCTTGTTGACAGCGAGCGGACGGACTTCAAGGTTCTTCTTGCCAACAAGAACTGCATGCAAATGGTGAGCTTTGCGCCCCGTTTTCGTTCTCCGAGTAGCGATATGAACACACCTTCTATGGGTCGTCGAGGAGCAAGGGAGCTCTCTAAAAGATCCAAAGCTTGCTTGCACTGGAATTCTCCAAAGTCGGGATCAGAATTTCTGTAGTGCCAAGTAATTGAAGCTTTTTTGACCTCGATCGTGCTGCCTGTCGTCCTCTACGCCCCGTCAGTACCGCAATCACGCTACAAGATGGGAgccaaaaaagaaaaaaaaaaaaaaacttacCTCGGTATAATACTTGAAAATTTCCTCTACCTCGCTCATCCAGCTCATATCCAACGCTTCAGTCATATTGATGaaatcttcctcccctGGCTGCTTGACGAAGCTTCCATGCTCCGCCGACAGGCCGAGCCTATCTAGATGTCCCCAGTGTTCTTCGAGGAAATCCCCATCTCGACCAGATATGAGGTAGACGATATTCTTAGGGTCCTTACAAAGTGCCGCAATGGCG
This window of the Cryptococcus neoformans var. neoformans B-3501A chromosome 2, whole genome shotgun sequence genome carries:
- a CDS encoding hypothetical protein (HMMPfam hit to Ank, Ankyrin repeat, score: 47.1, E(): 5e-11) — its product is MAQTSGKNLWVAASDGDIERVKYLIEQENCTANDKDANSYTPLHAAASYAHIDLLSYLLSIGGDPNLTDDDGETPLYVVENIEVAKFLIDSGADPKWKNQEGLTAAEQLEEDHPEVAAFLRGLTGEAAPTRPEAMVDEREAVDGDISNGQISQLALDNYTSTQTVALLQEAQRIMEECARDGVEPDERLREVVERAVRDGLAFGREAGEDEAPAPAGGDQQKRARED